The following coding sequences are from one Pasteurellaceae bacterium RH1A window:
- a CDS encoding transposase, translating to MDSHTKKVVFHCFVRTEKDVYYKLALNRLREKSYIIQSITCDGRRGLMKDLFNAPVQMCQFHMVAIVMRKLRKKHQSQAGKELKIIAKTLVESSKNEFYKRLHYWHLKHEEYLKERSDKPNEKGYLPYKHRSVRGAYASLKWYMKYLFTFEEWSDLNIERTTNRLEGLFKHMERQLNNHNGLSKKHKAMFIKDFLNKNSC from the coding sequence ATGGATTCTCATACAAAGAAAGTGGTATTTCACTGTTTTGTAAGAACAGAAAAAGACGTTTACTATAAGCTGGCACTTAATAGATTGAGAGAAAAAAGCTATATAATACAATCCATTACTTGTGATGGTAGGCGAGGCCTGATGAAGGACTTGTTCAATGCACCTGTACAGATGTGTCAATTCCATATGGTTGCAATAGTGATGAGAAAACTCAGGAAGAAGCATCAATCACAAGCGGGAAAAGAATTAAAAATTATTGCAAAAACACTGGTAGAGAGTTCAAAAAATGAATTTTACAAACGCCTTCATTATTGGCATTTAAAACATGAAGAGTATTTAAAAGAAAGAAGTGATAAGCCAAATGAAAAGGGATATTTACCTTATAAGCATCGTAGTGTTAGAGGGGCTTATGCAAGCCTTAAATGGTATATGAAATATTTATTTACTTTTGAAGAATGGTCAGATTTAAATATAGAAAGGACAACAAATAGGCTTGAAGGGCTATTTAAACATATGGAGCGACAGTTAAATAATCATAATGGATTAAGCAAAAAACATAAAGCCATGTTTATAAAGGATTTTTTGAATAAAAATAGCTGCTAA
- a CDS encoding ABC transporter ATP-binding protein: MKQFLKRLYSLIKPFWGNKANWLSWLIFAVVIGIGSGIAYINVRINEWQKGFYDALAKIGDIDINLIYSLLTEYFIYIAIFVVINVYRTWLRKLLIIRWRESMTEQFIGQWLANNIFYKLAQRKQMDNPDQRIAEDIRLFVEYSIELTISLIFNLIQLYSFLMILWNLSGQPEFTFFGHTFVVKGYLVWVALIYSIFGTIITHLIGNKLHHLNYRQQVFEANFRTSLIHKQDNAEQIALYKGQETEKASLANEFKQIVGNWRLLMNRERNLGFFTVWYDRFSLILPVLFSIPLLIAKIATFGGLMQIRSAFGVVLNTFSWFIFAYSILPKWSAAISRLSQLKAEMEALEKELKAEVELTENIVDTQKLTVFTPENKRLLADISLSLAPNKWVRLKGQSGLGKSTFLRVLSGIWDFYQGSYRLPKKQGLLIPQRPYLNDGSLAELLSYPNCNTYSEAELNACLEKVKLNQWVNRLDEVHNWQHIFSGGEQQRIAFARILLNKPEVIYLDEVTSNLDKDSALALMQLLKEELPQASVVYISHQEELAALADEEIDLGSYRPV; encoded by the coding sequence ATGAAACAATTTCTTAAACGACTTTATTCACTGATTAAGCCCTTTTGGGGCAATAAGGCCAACTGGCTGTCCTGGCTTATTTTTGCTGTCGTGATTGGCATTGGCTCGGGCATTGCCTATATCAATGTCAGAATTAACGAATGGCAGAAGGGTTTTTACGATGCCTTGGCCAAAATTGGCGATATTGACATCAATTTAATCTATTCCCTCTTAACCGAATATTTTATTTATATTGCCATTTTTGTGGTGATTAACGTCTATCGCACCTGGTTACGCAAGTTATTGATTATCCGCTGGCGGGAATCCATGACCGAACAATTTATTGGCCAATGGCTGGCCAATAATATTTTCTATAAGCTGGCCCAGCGTAAGCAAATGGACAACCCCGATCAGCGGATTGCAGAGGATATTCGCTTATTTGTGGAATACAGCATTGAATTAACCATTTCCTTAATCTTTAACTTAATTCAGCTCTATTCCTTCCTCATGATCTTGTGGAATTTATCAGGGCAGCCAGAATTTACCTTTTTCGGCCATACCTTTGTGGTTAAGGGATATTTGGTTTGGGTGGCCCTGATTTATTCTATCTTTGGAACAATTATTACCCACCTAATCGGGAATAAGCTCCATCACTTAAACTATAGGCAACAGGTCTTTGAGGCCAACTTCCGTACCAGCCTGATTCACAAGCAGGATAATGCAGAGCAAATCGCCCTCTACAAGGGCCAGGAAACCGAAAAGGCCAGCCTGGCCAATGAATTTAAGCAGATTGTCGGCAACTGGCGACTTTTGATGAACCGGGAACGTAACCTGGGCTTCTTTACGGTTTGGTATGATCGTTTCTCGCTCATTTTGCCGGTGCTCTTTTCCATTCCGCTTCTCATTGCCAAAATTGCTACCTTTGGTGGCCTAATGCAGATTCGCAGTGCCTTTGGGGTGGTGCTGAATACCTTTAGCTGGTTTATTTTTGCCTATTCTATTTTGCCTAAATGGTCGGCGGCTATTTCCCGTTTAAGTCAATTGAAGGCTGAAATGGAAGCCCTTGAGAAAGAATTAAAGGCCGAAGTTGAACTGACGGAAAATATAGTAGATACACAAAAGCTCACTGTTTTTACGCCAGAAAATAAGCGACTATTGGCAGATATTTCCCTTAGCCTTGCACCAAATAAATGGGTGCGTTTAAAGGGCCAAAGTGGTTTAGGCAAATCAACTTTTTTACGGGTTTTAAGTGGCATCTGGGATTTTTATCAAGGTTCCTACCGCTTGCCTAAAAAACAAGGCCTGCTTATTCCTCAACGTCCTTATTTAAATGATGGGAGCCTGGCTGAGCTATTAAGTTATCCTAATTGTAATACATATAGCGAGGCGGAATTAAATGCCTGCTTGGAAAAAGTAAAATTAAACCAATGGGTAAATCGCTTAGATGAAGTCCATAATTGGCAACATATTTTTTCTGGAGGCGAACAACAACGGATTGCCTTTGCCCGTATTCTCTTAAATAAACCTGAAGTTATTTATTTAGATGAGGTAACGTCTAATTTAGATAAGGATTCAGCCCTTGCTTTAATGCAGTTATTGAAAGAGGAATTACCGCAGGCGAGTGTGGTTTATATTTCCCACCAAGAGGAATTGGCTGCTTTAGCAGATGAAGAAATTGATTTAGGCTCTTATCGGCCTGTTTAG
- a CDS encoding 23S rRNA methyltransferase → MALFYSEKATKLAKKTQTRFPLQIQSLDYQGLGVAKREGKTWFVENALPEERVEVQVLEEKRQYGRAQAVKILQKSAHRQTASCAYYGRCGGCQMQHIPLDMQRQAKQDALFQRLQKLQADPIDFQSMLVGESKAYRRRAKLSIALQKNQLVVGFRQAASQQIIPLEHCEVLEKALEVLLQPLQTLLASWQNKKALGHIELVHADNGVALLLRHLGKLTDKDETALRAFAEAHALNLFVMLGEDQIDLWAGAQPFYSLGDLRLHFSIRDFIQINRELNQKMVQTALNWLELSPQDRVLDLFCGMGNFSLPLAQKAGFVVGVEGVAPMVEQAQANAAFNQLENVAFYQTNLDEPFHTQPWAREAFNKILLDPARNGAYFALDHLCQLQPERIVYVSCNPATLVRDAQKLIQAGYKLEKSAMIDMFPQTGHLESISLFLGRFLKVP, encoded by the coding sequence ATGGCACTTTTTTATTCAGAAAAGGCGACCAAGCTCGCCAAAAAAACGCAAACCCGCTTCCCGCTCCAGATCCAATCCCTAGACTATCAGGGCTTGGGCGTGGCCAAACGGGAGGGCAAGACCTGGTTTGTGGAAAACGCCCTGCCGGAGGAGCGGGTAGAAGTCCAGGTGCTGGAGGAAAAACGTCAGTACGGCCGGGCCCAAGCGGTCAAGATCCTGCAAAAATCTGCACATCGTCAAACAGCTTCTTGTGCCTATTACGGCCGTTGCGGCGGCTGCCAAATGCAGCATATCCCGCTGGATATGCAACGCCAGGCCAAGCAGGATGCCCTCTTTCAACGCCTGCAAAAATTACAGGCCGACCCTATCGACTTCCAATCCATGCTGGTGGGCGAGAGCAAGGCCTACCGCCGCCGGGCCAAGCTCAGTATAGCCCTACAGAAGAACCAGCTAGTGGTCGGTTTTCGCCAGGCGGCCTCCCAACAGATTATCCCCTTGGAGCATTGTGAGGTTTTGGAAAAAGCGTTAGAAGTCCTGCTTCAACCTCTTCAAACCCTGCTGGCCAGCTGGCAGAATAAAAAGGCCCTGGGCCATATTGAACTGGTTCATGCGGATAACGGGGTCGCCCTCCTGCTCCGCCACTTGGGCAAACTGACTGACAAGGACGAAACCGCCCTGCGAGCCTTTGCAGAGGCTCATGCCCTGAATTTATTTGTGATGTTGGGTGAGGATCAGATTGACCTGTGGGCAGGTGCTCAACCCTTTTATTCCCTGGGCGACCTACGCCTGCATTTCTCCATTCGGGACTTTATCCAAATCAACCGAGAGCTCAACCAAAAGATGGTGCAAACCGCTCTCAACTGGCTGGAGCTAAGCCCGCAAGACCGGGTGCTGGATCTCTTCTGTGGCATGGGCAACTTCAGCCTGCCCCTGGCCCAAAAGGCAGGTTTTGTGGTGGGCGTTGAGGGCGTTGCCCCTATGGTGGAACAGGCCCAGGCCAATGCGGCCTTCAACCAGTTAGAAAATGTCGCCTTCTACCAAACCAACCTAGATGAACCCTTCCACACCCAGCCCTGGGCCAGGGAAGCCTTTAACAAGATCTTGCTGGATCCCGCCCGCAACGGGGCCTATTTCGCCCTGGATCACCTCTGCCAACTCCAGCCCGAGCGGATTGTCTATGTCTCCTGCAACCCCGCCACCCTGGTGCGGGATGCCCAAAAACTTATACAAGCGGGCTATAAACTGGAAAAATCTGCAATGATTGATATGTTCCCACAGACGGGGCATTTGGAGTCCATTTCGCTTTTTCTCGGTAGGTTTTTAAAAGTTCCTTGA